Part of the Bos taurus isolate L1 Dominette 01449 registration number 42190680 breed Hereford chromosome 1, ARS-UCD2.0, whole genome shotgun sequence genome is shown below.
GAAACGTGTCCGCACAGGGAGCTCTGGGAGCACAAAGACCGGGCCTCCTGGAAGGGTGTGATAGAGGAAGGCCTCCCAGAGAGGTGCGGAGTGAGCTGATTGACTTGTTCTTTGCTCATTTGATAGGGTCAAGTCGTCTTCCAGCATACCACTGAAAATCTGGTCGTTGCTTGTGTATTGTAAGGCAATTACCTTGATCTTTTCCAGCCAATTTAAAGAACTTACTATCTGCTTTATTTTAGCTGGTGTCTTTGGATTTTCATTTCAGTCTTCTTGCTTCTTCCAAATAATGTCTCTCTAATAATTTGTTACTTATTTATTATAAGAATATCTGAAGTGATATTATGTAATTGTGATCTTGACTTTCATATCTGGCTTCTAAATTCAGAGAGATTGCCTAAGAGCTTTGAGTAAAATGCTGGTTTCAGGCTTAAGGATGAAATTGACACTTGATCTGTTTTAAGGAAGAATTCTGTGTGTATATTAGGAATATTGACTCAGATGCcctttttatagtttatttaaataacatattgatttttcttttttatcctatTGGTGTAATAGCTTTGTATTTCTGAAAGAAACTCCTTGGTCATGGGGTTGTTACTCTTTTAATGTATTAGCTGAAAtttgtttttcctgtgttttgtCATTTTGTACATGCATTTATAAAAAAAGATTGGTAGCCTTTTGTGATATCTTTAACTGGTTGGAGAATCAGATTATATTTCCTTTAAGGCAGCATAATTCATAATTCTTTACCTGAGCCTAGGGTTGATTTATGAAAGTGTAAATGAATCTGTTTGTTATCACTGTACTTTGTGGTTATGGAACAGAGACAACAAAAGTCTGAATGCAAATTATAACCCAGTTTTTTCAAGTTGCATCAAACTGTCCTTGAGAAAGGGATTGTATTTTGTGATCCATTCCTTACCTTTTATCCCTTTCATTTAAAAAGGAGTACttagtttttttaagtttttaaaactgaTTCTGCATGAGAACTTTTCATCTCTGTGAAAAAGTGACATAGTGCTTTTTTGGTATCCTTCATTGTAcatacagaattttttaaaatattattgctgATTTTGTATGGTAAAAGTAGTTTTCACTGgcgtatattttaaatatgactaGCCACTTGTGAGAATTCACAGAACTATTAATAGAATTTAGCTGAAAATAGACATTTCTATTACGATGGTTGCAAAATTGAGAAGATTATAGTTGTTGATACTAAAGCCATCACAGCAGTCAGTTGACCTAATAAAAATAGCATGAAAAATGTATGTAATGTTTAATATATGCGATGTAAATCAAATTAGACTTATTCAGCATAGTGATATTAACTAGTAAATCTCTTAGATTGACATCACTAGATAAACTGCTACAATTTACAGGAATGAATAATCTCTTACATGGGAGGACAGAGTATTTGAAAACTTTATAACTTCAATCTATGCCAGTTTCAGAGAAGGAATGGAATGCACCTTGAgctaaaaggaaaaggaagaagcacACCGACTGGTGTGAATGATGGAGCATCGGGGTTTAGTTACCGTGGTCGTGAAGGAGGGGACTGTGGGTGCTCCTGTGGCCCCCACGCTGGGGAGCGGCTGGGTGTCGTCTTGTTGGCCTCTCGTGCCGCTGACTACTCCTGAAAGGCGAGGGTTAGGGTTAGCCGTACCTTGAGGTACAGTTCAGTTGTTCACAACTTACCTCTTACAAATCAGTTTCTTGTTTTTCATAAATATACATGTGGTCTTTCCTGATGCTTATTTCTAGAGCTGGGAGAATCTTGTTTATAAAAGACATTTTACTTCATATTATTCTCAGAAAATAAGTGATACAGTAATTATTTGTGAGATATATCAGCCATCTTTTTAAGAGCAAAAATATCATTGTAAAATGTTACTTTCTTATTAAAATctgagaaaagaacagatgaAAAAGTACAAATCCAAAACTCCATAAAGTGAAGGATGAAAGCTAGGAGTTGGTGCTGAATGTCTGTTAATAACTTAAGTCTAGGTTGAGGTAATTACAGAAATTAAAGTCTCATAATGCTTTGATGGGATAATACAAGAAATACACTGATTTAGTGATGATGAGCTGACACTGAACTCCCAGGGCGTGCCAGGAGCCCCGAGGGAGCGGAGGAGGTTGGGGGCTGCTGTCAGCGCAGATGCAGTTACGGGCCTGCTCATCCACCACCCCCCATTGTTTCAGCAATATCAACAGTGTATTTCTTAAATCATTTTACAGTTTAAAGGTTTTAAATTCACAGTTTGTAAAAACAGCTTAAGAGCTGTATTAAAGTTATTTAATATTATACTTTTTAAGAATGTAAGAGGCACTTTCAATCTGTGATTTTATTACAAAGGTTTTATATGCAAGCATTTATGAATCTAGCTTTGAAGCATGGATCTTGCCGGtgttttctataaaatgaaaatattaggaGAACAATGATAAACTTACTGcagacattttcttctttcagctGCTTTTCTAACTCAAACGGTATGTCTTGATGACACGACAGTAAAATTTGAAATATGGGATACGGCTGGCCAAGAGCGGTACCACAGCCTGGCGCCCATGTACTACAGAGGCGCCCAGGCCGCCATAGTCGTGTACGACATCACGAACGAGGTGAGTAGAGGTGCATTCTGCACTGAAACTTGTTTGAATCTCCGTTTTCTAGTATTCAGAATTTCAGTTacagaagagatttttttaaagctttgttaGCCAAGTATGACATTTCtgccaaagcagaaatagaaatagcttttatgaaatagaaaagctgattttaaaaaacatgaaagtgTCTCAGTAATACAATAGTCCTAAGAATCTTTCCAAGAGTCACATTGGACAGTCTTTAAAGCCTCATCTCACAAAGACGCTCCTTATTCTTTGAGCCTGTGCCAAATAGCTGTTTCTTTGTTCCCAGGAGTCCTTTGCCAGAGCCAAAAACTGGGTTAAAGAGCTTCAGAGGCAAGCCAGTCCTAACATTGTAATAGCTTTATCAGGAAACAAGGCCGATCTGGCAAATAAAAGAGCTGTCGACTTTCAGGTATGCTGAATTTAACTTGTGGGTgcatatttttcttctgtgtccACACTTGAATTTTAAAACTATACAAATGATAGAAAATTTTAGACAAATGGTATGTGGTATGCTTTGTAATTAGACATGTGGTATAGTATGTAATTAAATCTCATGGTAATAAGATCTCAGACTCACAGACTGACCTAAAGAATGAACTTAATGGTTACGGGGCAGTAGGGGAGGAATAgtgagttggggatggacaggtacacactgctgtgtctaaaaatggataaccaacaaggacgtACTGTGTGGCATACACTGCTCGATGTAacaacttaaatgggaaaagaatctgaaaaagaacggatacatgtatatccatgtagctgaatcactttgctgtctacctgaaactaacacagcatttttaatcaactatattccagtataaaatttttttaaaaagaaaattcacataTATCCAAGAATCTTCACACATATGTGTAAAGAAACTcataataaagaattttaaaatatctttatttaattGTAATATATAAGCTGATTCAAAGATTTTTGTTGACCTAAACAGTTACAAAAGAAGTAATTTGTTCACAAACAGTATGGaagtatataaaggaaaaaatgattgCCTCCTACCCTAATCCCTCCAACCCTCATATACACTTCAGTATCCttcctaacttttaaaaaacttaccTATATATATATCAGCACACATAATGCATGCCCACATAGTCACATGCACCGGTGTAGTTGTTCTTAAGAGGGtcttcaaaaataaaagttttttaaaaatccagtttgCATGTTTTCTAATATATCTAATTAAGAATGTTCCTTGCTgcaaaagtcatttaaaataaagcagCTGTCTCTAGTTAGACGTTTTTAGAATCTCCCATCCTCTCGCTCTTTAGCTTCTCTACCAGAGAAGTGTGGTCACTAAGTGCATATATGATCAGTGATGGGATAATTTTCTTATTTGGTGTTGGAGTGATTCACATGGGAGAAAGAGCACTGGTTCTTGCTCCGTTAGGTAGTGACTGAGCGTGCGCACGTGTGGCTTCCCTTAATTCTgtaacaaccctgtgaggtatgGTGTCATCTGCTGCTCTTTCTGAGATCGTCACCTCCTCAGCACAGAGGTGCAGGCAGAGCAGTCACATTAGAGTCAGAAGTGGCCCTGTCACATAGCATTTCAAAGGAgcttcattgtattttttttatcaaATTGGAAAGATGACTGATGGTTCTTCACAACAGCTATGAGGCTCAAAAACAGTAACACAAGTAAACGGTAAAGCATGGCACTGTGAAGTAGTAACAAGATTTTCAAAGATGACTCATGACACACTCAAAATAGTGCTTGTGGAAGTCATCCAGGATTAAAGAAATACAGGGTACCATTTAGCGGTGGAAGTCAGTGTTCAATATTGGGTTTCCCTTTGTCTTCATTGCATATAATGAGCATAAGTAAAATGAAATTGCCATAGAGATCAAAGAGAGTTTTACGGTATTTAGAACAGAATGGCCTCCCCtttctcccagagaaggaaatggcaacccgctccagtgttcttgcttgcaaagtcccatggacggaggagcctggcgggctacagtccagggggtggcaaagagtcaaacgccGCTCAGTGACGACACTACCACCTCCCTCAGACTCGTCATCTGAGAGCAGGTTTCATGGGAGACCAGATGAAGCAGGCTGGGATGGTGGGAGAAGTTAAGGcaggaaaaggaaattataaCTGCAGTACCCTCACCTTTGTTTCAGCTATAAGTAATTGCTTATTATACAGTTGTACTAAGGAAgcctgttgttttatttttttatttttattttttttctgtttttttaaataacaaaaataagggAGGTATAGCAATAGTATGTGTAAAAGTATCTCATTTATCTCATTTTTTGTTACGCAAACAGGAGGCACAGTCCTATGCGGATGATAACAGTTTATTATTTATGGAGACATCAGCTAAAACATCAATGAATGTAAATGAAATATTCATGGCAATAGGTAAGATTAGCTTTTTTTGCACACAGTAAATATAGTTAAAACAAGTTATACTGGGGGCATATTTGGTTTGACagtctttttgtaaaaaaaaaaaaaaaaaaattctttttttttttttttatgattatacTACTATGCTAGATTTATTCCATGAAGCATTACTTTGTTAGGCATATTGTTAAATTTGAAAACTTATTACCATTAGGTTACAGTGCTTTCAGTTTAGTTAAGGTTCTTCTAGGTAAGTTGAAAGCCTGAACTTTGAGCAGGTAGATTTTCTGAAGATTTCACTGAAAATTTTGGACAAATACATTTTTGTATTAGGTTATATTATAACTTTTATATAAAAGAGGGATAAGCTCAGTAGTGTTTTCAGTGCAACATACAGTCTTAATGAGCTTTTTCTCACTGATCATTAACTCCTCTCTCCTTTGCCCTAAACAgagcattgtttttatttttcaagttctttttaaATCATTGATTACTGACAGGTATAACACTGATAAGTACATTGTACATACAGATTGACAAATTGTTTTAATGCAAATTCTTTAACAGAGAACATTTCAAAGCTTTGAGGCACAGAGGCCAGGAAGGAGAGCAGAACAGCGCCCACGGTCTCTGTCGCCTCCGTGGCGTCACTTCCGTGGCGTCTGGCCCCGCAGTGCGCCCTTGGCTTTCCTCTGAGAGCTGTCAGTAATGATATGCGCTCTTGTGCAGTTGTTGACTATAGGTGATGAAGTTTAGTGGGAATAAGGAAGCTTCCCTTATTTGTAacaacaattaaaatatttttattgaccCTTGCCTTCtggtgtggggcttccctggtagctcagctggtaaagaatctgcctgctgtgcaggagacccaggctcgatccctgggtcaggaagatcctctggagaagggaatgacaacccactccagccttcttgcctggagagaatcccatggacagaggagcctggagggctgcagtcgtggggtcacagagagtcgcaTACAACTGGGTAACCGACACCACCCCGCCTGCTGGTGGTTTGAAGGCACAAGCTCTCTGGGAGGGGCGCCCACAGTCTGCTGCTGAGCACGCATGCCATCCTACGGCAGCTCTGTACACAGCAGTGATTATCGCCTGGGGTGTCTACATCCTGGATCCCTAATTTTCTCTGGTATTGAAGTCATAAATTAACCAGTTAACAGCTGATTGAGAGGCTAAAGAAAACCCAGTGAGAGCCACTGTGCTGTCACACTCTCTTCCTAGATGAGGGAGTTTAATGGTGGCTTCATTTAGTAAAACCTTGCCTATTTGctatgtaaaatattttcctgaGAAACTCAGGGTTGCAGGTTGTTAGGGAAATACTAGCATAGTTAAGAGGGATTATGTGACAGtatatccttttttcttttttaataaatggaaCAAATCACACCCAAAACCACATCTGAAAAGTTAATAACAGGAAATTAAGAGATGATGTGCCCCTCCAATCAGGCTGAACTTTAAACCTTTCTTTCTGATGCTATTAAAACTCCACCAGATGGGCTTTATTTAATTTGTACCTTTTATTCAGGCTTGCTaataaggttattttttttttcagtcagaaAGTAGTCTGTGTATTAGAGCTTTTGTTTACATTtctgaaattataatttttttcccttgaaagaaACTCCCAAGTGTAAATTGaattgtgatctctccatttgtCCCTTAAATAAATCACACAATGAACTCATATTTGCGCTTTTGATGActtgaggcctggcgtgctgggattcatggggtcgcaaagagtcggacacgactgagtgactgatctgacttACCAAGTAGAGTACACTTGTTTAGTGGGAGAGTCTACAATAAATTTATCATCTGCTTTTAATGTGATAAGGTCTTCAGTGGCTTTTTTCATTATACATCTTTCTTAACTTGATTCAGGATTTTTACCTTCTTACAATCCTAATCGATTCAGGGTCATATTGGTGAGCTGCAGCACTCAATAAGATAGGAGACTACTTCTTTTGAGACTCCCCAAAGATATGTTTTAGATTATCTTAACACAATAAAAATTAACCAGTATAAGTTAAAGTTTCCTCATTCCAGCTTATGTCTTTCAGCCCCTTATTCACTTAGATCTAATTACAAAAAGCCcttgctgcggctgctaagtcgcttcagtcgtgtcgactccatgtgaccccatagacggcagcccaccaggctcccccgtccctgggattctccaggcaagaacactggagtgggttgccatttccttctccaatgcgtgaaagtgaagtctcagtcatgtccgactcttcgtgaccccatggactgcagccttccaggctcctccatccatgggattttccaggccaagtactggagtagggtgccattgccttctctgaaaagccCTTGCAGAAGTATGCTGAAGGGAGAAATGATCATTCAGTCTAAAACAACTTGTTGCTAATTATGATGAAGTTTGTAACATCAGCCTCCCCTTTGTCCTCGCGGGGCTTTGTTTGTAAATACATTGACTGGAAATGCAACCTTTTGCTAACCATCCACCCTGCCACTCCTGGAGCCATTGCTAGAGAAGTGGCCCACGGGATTCTAAAGATGGTTAGTGCTGTTGTGAAATGTTACAACAAAGGGTGAAAGGCCCAGGACACACCTAGGCATTTACATTTCCAAGTAGAGCCTGTTTGGCTTTTGTGTGACCCAAGCCATGGCTCAGGCTGAGCTGGATTCTTGCCAAGGTGGGCCATCCCTGAGGCGACAGGAACGGTCAGTGCTCTTAGAGGTGCTTCATAAATCCCAGCATGCGAGGATCCTTGAGACCCAAGCCGACTGCTTCTGGCAGGTAGTTTTCTCCTCAGTGGGACCCACACTGCGGAGAATTAGCAAAGCTGACGCTACATGTAACTGCAGTTGTGGGGTTTGTCCAAATGTGGCCAGCCATGCTTTTCTGGCTCAACATTGGAAAATGGTTTTTTGAGATAGTACCTTCAGAATCAAGTCCATTTATATCAGGCAGAGCTATTGATGAATCAGATTAGGATTCTTTATCAGCCACAAGATAAAATAAGCCAGAGGATAACCGTTGGAAGGTAGAAGGTATATAAGCGAGGAAGAAAATAGGAGACTCAGTCTCTTATGATTTAGGGTAATAATTTGCTCAGTAGCGG
Proteins encoded:
- the RAB5A gene encoding ras-related protein Rab-5A isoform X1 translates to MANRGATRPNGPNTGNKICQFKLVLLGESAVGKSSLVLRFVKGQFHEFQESTIGAAFLTQTVCLDDTTVKFEIWDTAGQERYHSLAPMYYRGAQAAIVVYDITNEESFARAKNWVKELQRQASPNIVIALSGNKADLANKRAVDFQEAQSYADDNSLLFMETSAKTSMNVNEIFMAIAKKLPKNEPQNPGANSTRGRGVDLTEPTQPTRSQCCSN